The DNA region TATCACCAATTTCCTACATATCATACCTGCCATCACCACCAGTGCATAGTAAAGATTTTGATGGTACAATATCAAATGAATAAAGCTTCGGTTGATGCACAGCTGCAGTCATAACTTTCTGCATTGTTCTTAAATCAACTGCAGTGACAGAGGAACCAGCTGCCACATACAGTAGCGTTTCATGGCATTTCATGTTCACAGGTGCCCCACGAAGAGTAGTCATTCCCACACAACAGGATGATCGAGCAGAAGAAGACGTAGTCGTATCCCAGACCCTCACCTATTATAACTCCACAATTGTTAAAATACTGGTATAGAAAGATGATTTGAGAGCAAGTCTTAAACCAAATAGTAAACTTTATAGTGGTCGTCTATTCAACCAAACTACCACAAACTTTCATTGCAGTTGATAAACCTTACACTTTTTCATTAACTAGTGTTGTAAGAAATGTTGCACTAAATTTGAGCCAAATTTACACTCAAATGGTTCATCAACATGATATCTAGCATAACACGATCAACAGCTAATAACTTAAAACGTAATAAGCATAAAACAGTAAGCCCCAAGTGTTTTGGATGGTGAAAGAAATATGTAAGAAACTTCCCATTTTGAAGCTATAAATAATATATGCTATAAATCAATCCTGTAAAAAGATGCTTCAAATCTGGACAGACAAAACTGAAGAATAATCGGCAACTATGCATGGATTAGCTAAAGCACCCTCATCTTAGTTATCTTTAGGAATAATATCAAAACGTATGAACTTAACAAAAGGTGTTTTTCTCCTTTAAACAAGTGGTGCCATTGCCATGTTGCTATGACCACAATATATATTAGAAACTGaacaaatttatgaaagaatccAGACATTTTGAGTTTATGAAAATAGGACTGAAAGAAGTAGTCTGACAAAGTACATTAACAAGACAACATAAAAGAGACGAGAAGAACCTTAGCATCTCTTGAGATGGTCACCAAAAGTGAAGTTTTGTGCCTGAAAAGAATAGGATAGGATAGATGATGGATCTATGGTTATGAATTTATAATTAAAGTTGATGACCAACAAGACCACTTGTACTTATTTACAATTGAAGTTGAATATGCAAACACATGCACAACAGAGACAGAGACAGATATTTCTTTTCCTTCTACATAGCAAAATCAGTTGGTAAATATCATACAGCGTAGCTCAAAACACATTTAAGTGCCGCCAAATTACTTCCTATTTCCTCTCCAGCATTGACAGTAATGTACCAATCACACTCATCAATTCAAGATATACAAGAAAAATCACGATGAGCCTGAATCagcatttatttttaaatttttttttaatattattaatagcaGAAAGGTTAGAGAATAATGTTTCTAattttacctagctacccaatatTTCATTTTCCTAACATAATCTTAGTGACATTTAGTTAGTTCAACAGAGGAAATCATACCCAGCAACCAACATCAACTCTACAGGTTTCTCGTGCCCATATAGTGTAGCTTTCAAAGATTGTTGTCTCTGTTTTCCACTTGAACTAAGGGACCATAGTCGAACAGTACCATCTTCTCCTCCACTTGCCAATACTTTGCAGGTATCATCTCCCAATAGTTTATCTGATAGTGACAACACTGGCCCATTGTGACCTCTCATACATCGCAGACAAGAACCCTACAATGTGGCAAGAATAACATTTGAAAATAATCTCGGCATAAAAAAGTTGGTGACATAAAAAGTATCTGGCCACAAATAGCCAGAGGCGCACCTAGCACAAatgattttaaaagaaatttgttAAAAGTAGGTAGAAATTTCTTAAAAGAACAACTGAAGTACGGTAATGCTTTCTCTTTGGCTCTTGTAAGAAGCAAAGATTCTGTGGCAGTCCTTGGTTTCTTTGGATGCACTGATGCGTTCAGTACTTTAGTCGGAAAGGAGTTTTAGAGTTTTTAATAGTTCCTTCTCAACTATTGACTTTGTTTGGATAGGATTTACTTATTCGTATTTCTTTGGTGCTCAGCACCTGGATTGTTTAACATTGTGTCTCTACCTAATATTGAGGATGATTGGCATGCATTGTCACACGGCTTGCTCCCTCaggtagtgtttgttttgcagtactggaatagagactgagagactgagacacagtatcatgtttgttggctcagagactggtattaaaatttctgtttctgtccccaaaatttcagtatttcagtgccTCCAAAATGTAGGGACATAGGGGACTAATATTTTTAGAaacagagactgaaactttaataatattttatacctaaaatactctcattttaattaattaattccaattttatcctttgtgcaaattaaattagagttttattcttgtttcaatttttgtctctcacttggcaccaaacagaatactaaaacttatttcagtctctgtctcttagtctctgtctctcagtctcagtctttcagtatctgtctctccaccaaacactacCTTAGGTCTTAACTTTTTCTGCATCCATACCAGGATACCTTATCCTCTTTTATAGGTTCTCTTTTCTTCTTACAAAATTGCAATTTCTATAAAATGAAATGCTTTCTCTTATAGTtaatctctcttttctttttaatataatcTTAAACAAACTAATGAACATAGTAGACATCAGGAATACAACACAAGTTATGGCTGATCGAATTTGAAACAAATGAAATAAAGTGATACCTTCTTCCCCCACAAGCGTATGGAGTGATCATAACTTGAGGTAACCAAAAACTTTTGCTCCCCTTCTGTTTCTCCACAAGATGTAAACACTCCGTTAAGGGGAAACAACCTGCCATTTGACTCCACAGTTCATATTAACCTTATTTACACTGAAATCCATGCCTCCTTTAAAGTACAAATCGATATTAAAAGAACATCGGTAGATATCGTCAATCATGCTTTTCAATAATTAAGTTCATTGTCCCCTTATTTGCATTAAAAAGACTTACTAATTCCATCAGTGAAAGAAGTCCCCGTTTACTATTGACAATGGATCATAAATCTCAAAGGGAAAAGATTAAGCGAACAAAAGCATTGGACGAATACAGAACATGAAAGTAAGATGACAAAAAGAGAGGTCTGGGGAGACTGAACTTGAAGCTGGGAAGGAAACTCTGAAGAAGCGCCACCAAAAGGAGTATCTTCAGCAGTTTACACCGCAGAAACTTAGTGGCTAAAACAGGATTTTGAAGAGAATCACATACGTGTGAGAGTGATTAGGAGAAGCACAAGGGCTTTGGGTTTGGGAAAGAATAGGGCTTTGATAGAGGCACAATTTCTTTTGAGTATTGAACAAAATCAAGAATTTATTAGTACATGCATATGCACATGCATTTTCGCAGCCATTCACTTCTGTGACAAATTCCTGGAACATCATTTAAACCTCAAGTTGTACTCCAGCTAACTAGAACTTGATGGAATCTTTTTGTAAATGAAAATAATCGAGCAACATATTACCACTTAGAAAATTTTTGACGCTATATCACGACACGATAACTGACAACATCACCAGAAGGGGTGTGTGTTAAACTTCAAGGCTCCACCCCCTTTGTCCTCAGATATTAATTACTATAATTTGAACAGCACCTAGCAACATATAAACAATTGGGAAATCATGAATAAATAACTGGTGATTTCAATTGCATTTCTAGTGAATTTGCTAGTAACAAAATACATAATACCAGGTGGTATATTGTGGATTCCAATATCGTGCTGGTAAGTCTAGTAAAATAATTTCACATCCATTATAAGTTACCTTACCACTAGAAACATGATGAAATCCCGAGTTAATTATAGGATCCCTTTAGTGAGTTAGTTAGAGAAGTTACTCACTGTAAATAAAGGATATAGCAATTAGTTCATGTTTTTGATCATTTGCTACTTAGCTTCTCTATCATTGTAATACAAAAGTTCATCAATATACACTATCTTGGGATTCCAGTTCAAACACATTGATCCCCTACATATCCAGATAATGTCTAAACCTATAATTACAAGTATCATTTCTCATTAATTTTTGTAAAACACAAAAACAATTATGTAACATTATTACCTCATACAGGTGATTCTTGCTCTATGACCACTGAACAAAATGTTAGCATCTTCTGATCCCGCATCATCCCTATCCAAATCTATCATTTCTATGGTTGAACCCTGGTAAACAACAATAAGTAAAGTGAATGTCGAGATTAATAACAGTCAAAGAATGTTTAACTTTATGTTCTAACAAGACACGAGTATGAAATGGACACTCCTAAAGCAACAGCTTGGCAATTGTATTAATAATATAGTAAAGTGAGAGATACAGATTTGCCTATAAAGCTGAGATGCCAAATATTAAATGGAGCAGAGAACTAGCCATTTCTAGGAGCTCCTTAATATGTGTCACTTTGAACAGAACAAAAACTTTATCTGGTGTGCTATTCCATTACTAATGATCATCTATATAATGTATCAAAAATTAAcggtgcagaaaaataaataaaataaataaataaaaagattatataaATGAAACACAAACTTGAAATCAATCCATATACCCGTGCTGAGAAGATGTGGTTTTTGTGAAGAAGTAAATGGTTGAAGTTTGATCTAGAACTAGTATGTCTATAAACTTGAAGAGATACGGGATCAAGGAACTTGAACTGCAGTAATGCGCTGCGCCTAGCCAGGTACAAATCCCTCGCTCCACGGGTATTCAAAGAGCTCCAAGGTACTTCTAGACACCAATGCTCCCTAAAGTTTCTCAATTCAGTTCAGTTACATACAAGTGCAAACAAAATTACGTACTATAACACAAAATTTCAAGTTCAACGCATCAACTTGGATAAAGTTTCACAAAAATCATTACTTCTAAGAATATGCACTCAAAGCAGAAAAAGATTCTTTCCTTTTTAGCTTCTCCAAACTATTAACAATTAAACACaaccaaaagaagaaagaagaaaaggaaatggAGGAACCTAAAGAAGCGAAGCCAAACGGTGTCGGAGTAGGAAAGGCGCTTGAGGGAGGTGCATGTCATAGCCAAGGCGGAGACGTCGCGGAGGCTTAGGTGAGCGAGGCAGTGGGACAGCGAGTCCACATCGAGATCGATTAGACTTGTCGGCATCGACGGcgtcggcggcggcggcggcgatgAAGCGGACATTGAATCGCAAAATTGGGATTTATTATTGAGCGGTGTTTAATTATTGTCTATCATTCTTATCATTGCCCTTTGCTCATTCGATGCAAGAAGGAGAGACCGCTAAGAAGGGTAACCGTTCTTTTTTATTCGAGGCTGCTTGGTTAACCCACCTCTTTTTTTGGGATGTTGTTTATACCGTTTGGAGTAAAGGAGTTattaggtagtgtttgttttgaggtattgagatcatgtttgttagtttagagattggtacaaaaatttttatctctgtctctaaaatttcaatatttcagtaTCTCTAAAAAGTATGGATAaaagggactgaaatttttagaaacgaaaactgaaattttaataacattttatacctaaaataccctcattttaattaattaatttcaattttatcctttttgcaaattaaattagaattttattcttgtttcaatttctgtctttcactttgcaccaaacagaatactgaaatttatttcagtctctgtctcttaaTCTCTATCTCTCAGTCTCAGTTTTTCAGTCTCCGTCTCTCTACCAAAAGCTACTTAAGAGTTTGCTTAAAGTCTAAAAGGATGCGCTTAATTTTAATAAAGTTTTTTGAAAATGTATTTGTTAAAAAGAGGGAGTTTGAAAGACAACTAAATAATATTCAAGTGTCTTTGAAAAGGTGGGAAGACTTCGAGTAGTGGATTAAAAAGCAAGGTTTGCATGAGGAGTTGAACTCTATCTTCCTCTAAGAAGAACTAATGTGGTACCAAAAATCTAGAAAGCAGTAagttaaatataaatatagagactgaaatactaaattttttcatCAGGCGAAAAAGGAACAATATTAATGGACTTCTGAGGCAACGGTTTTGGAATCAGAAAcaatttctttttttcaaaaatttttctccaCAAGGGAGACAGTTAATCTGTATGCCATGGGAGAATTCCCTTGTCCTTCTCTTAGTAGAGAGGCCTACCAAAAGCTTGTTGAACTGGTATCTCTCGAAGAGGTGAAAAGAGCTGTGTTCAGCATGAATTCTTTTAAGGCTCCGATTTCAGACGGATTTCAAGCTCTCTTTTATAAAGAATTTTAGGACTTCTTAGCAATGATGTGTGGGGCTTAGTGAAGAGAGCCTTTGCTGGTGAGAACATTAGTGCGACTGTTTTTGACACATTCATTGTTCTGATCCCCAAAGTTGAAGCTCCGTCTTACTTGAAAGACTTTCGTCCTATTAGTTTATGTAatgttatttataaaattattacaaaaatgcTTGTTAATAGGTTTCGTCCTTTCCTTTCTGAGATCATTGGACTGCTTCAGAGTGGTTTTATTCCAGGGAGAGGAACAACGGAAAATATAATAATTGCGCAAGAAATAATGCATTTCATGAGGAACGCCAAATCGAAGAAGGATTCTATGGCATTTAAGATTGATcttgaaaaagcttatgacagagtaAACTGGCGATTCCTTGAAACTTCCTTGATCAAATTTGGTTTTCTTATGGCTACTATTAATCTTATCATGGCTTGTGTGACTTCGTTCTCTTTGTCTATTCTGTGGAATGGTAATAGGCTTCAAAGCTTTAAACCCATGAGGAGGTTGAGACAGGGGGATCCCATGTCCCCTTATCTTTTTGTGCTTTGTATGGAGAATCTTTCTTGTCTTATATCGTATAAAGTCTCTCATGGATCGTGGATCCCAGTATCTGTTTCTAGACATGGCCCAAAGATCTCTCACTTGATGTTTGCTGATGATCTATTACTTTTCTATAAAGCCACAAAAACTCAGGTGACAGAAGTTATGAAGACTCTATATATGTTTACTCTAGCTTCTGGGCTAAAGGTGAATATCCATAAATTTAAGGCTCAATGTTCCAAGAATGTTTCAGCAAAAAGAAAATAGGTGCTTTTAGGGGTCTCTAGTATCCCATTTTACCAAGATCTGGGAAGATATTTGGGAGTTAATATTGGTCATGATAAGGCTTTTAGGAAGATGGCGCAGGAGGTCATTAACGAGATTCAGAGAAAGCTTGCTAGTTGGAAGGGGTGCTTGCTTAACAAGGCGGGCAGATTTTGTCTTGTGAATGCGGTGATGGCTTCTATTCCGATTTATAATATGCAAGTTTTCCTTTTTCCGAAGTATGCGTGCGACAGATTGATTCTTTGATGCGCCAATTTTTATGGAAGGGTCAAGCAAATGGGAGAGGGTTGCCTTTGGTCAAGTGGGACATTGCTATAACTCCTAAAAGGGCATGTGACTTAGGTGTTAGAGATACTCTTTGTGCGAACATGGCTCTACTTGGCAAGTAGATTTGGGATTGTTTGAATAATAAGAACAAGTTGTGGATGCAGGTTCTAACTCACAAATACCTCCGAAACTCCAAGGACATGGGTAGCATTCGTTGTCACTATGCCTTAACTACTTGGAGGAATATTCTAAAGGCTTATGATCTCTTAAAAGAAGGATTTCGATGGAATATGAGAAATATGCAACAATCGATTTGGTATGATGAGTGGAGTCCTCTTAGCAAACTTTGTGAGCTTATGTCTTATGTTCACATATCTGAAACAAATTTTTCTTTTGCTGATTTGTGGAGCAATGGTACTTGGGAGGGGGATAAGTTTGCAACGCCAATTTCTCATGAGGTCAAATAGTTTCTTCACAGCCTTGGGCCTCCTCTAATGTCAGAATCAGAGCCCGGATGGATCTGGTGGCCCGCATCGCTAAAAGCCTATAGTTCTCGAGAAGGTTATCGTTGGCTCCTAACGAAGAAAGTGAATTCGATCGAAAATAGCAACTGTGGGTGGATTTGGCACTCTAATTTTCCAGAGAAGATAAAGATGATCATGTGGTTGGGTTTACAAAATGCGCTTCCAAGAAATGCCTTCTGATTCAAGCGTCATTTAACTGATTCGGACAGATGTTCGAGATGCAATGTAGATCTAGAAACAATGGAGCATTGTCTTAGGGACTGTGAGAAATCAAGATGCATTTGGCAAATGTTGGATCCTTTGCTTATTGATTCATTTGAAGGTACTCCCTTGGAATTTTGGATTCGGAAGGTCATGTTGGGCAATGAGGCAATTGTAGGGGCAGGTCTTTGGTGGGTGTGGAGGCATCGTTGCAATGATATTTTCAACAATGGAGATCAGTGGTCAAACTATAAGGTTGTTGCTATGGCTCGAATTACTGCTAATGATTTAGGAAAGTCTACCAATACCAGTTGTATAACTTTCAAGGATCAAAGGAGGTGGGAACCTCCAACAGGTGACACCTTaaaagttaattgtgatgcgaGTCTGTTTTTTTATTGGAACCTAGCAGGAATTggttgtgttattagagattctaaTGGGTGTTGGATTTCGGGTTGTTCTAGTAGCCATCCTCCAGGGCCTATCGTCGAATGTGAGCTTTTTGTTGTTTGGAGGGGTTTGATTTTAGCTTGGGATTATGGCGTGAGAGATATTGTGTGTGAAACAGATTGTCTTGACATTTTGAACATTTTAAACAATCCGACAAATGGGCTAAATTGTGATGTGGTTGATATTCTTTAGAAGATACAGGAGCTTCTGTCAAGACCTTgggttgtgaattttgaatggaTTTCCCGTGATGCTAACGCTGTGGTAGATTGGCTGGCGAGATATGCGGTCAAGACCAATCCAACTCATGTTATTTGGTCAGAACCTTGTGATGAGCTTCAACATCTTATGCTTGTTGATTTAGGATAATcgccttttttttctttgtttctttgtttgtttaatcacaaaaaaattgtaattaagaCACTGTATtagagttaatactcaaattagCTCCTGAAATTTGACCCCCGGCTCAATTTAGCCCTCAAGGTTTCAATTAACTCTAATTGTATCCTGAAATTTTGACCCGAGCCTCAAATTGGCCTTTATGTCGTTTTTCGTCACTGGAGTGCTGACCTGGCAATTTTAATGATACCCGACACTCTCAAAACGACGCTGTTTTACTCTTGGTAccgaaaatattaaaaacaacgtCGTTTGATATGAGAAAGGGGTTAAATGAAAACCCAAATATTAACAACTTCAAAAGTGAAACCCAATTgacccttcttcttcctccttcttccctCGTTTACGTTTCCGTCAGAGAAGAACCATGAGTATCGCAGTAATGGAGGTTTGAAGCTTTTCTTACTTGTTTCGCCCCCCCATTGTGAAGATTAATTACTTGGGAGTCACCATCTCTTCAAAAACAggttaataacaaaattattgCTCTCAACATACTATGCTCTATTTTTCTCAAAATGTTGGTTGTggcttgtttttcattttttttactctaCTTCATCAGTGAAACTTTGGAGAAGTATGGTTGATTATGGTTGTTGATGATGATAGAGTTCTTGTATGTTAgggtttaatttttttgcatGTTTGTAGCTGTGATCAACTGAGTCTTTCAATTCTTTGTCCATTGATTATATATTGattcttcatattttattttaaaataacaatttacTCCTTTATACCcccattttaatttaatttttgattgGGTAATTTCTTGTAAAAATAAAGTATTTCACAACAAGTTTAGTAAAAACTAATAGCTAAGAAGTGCTAGAACACTCAAGTGTTTCTTACTTTAGACAGACACAAATTAAATATTGAGCCATTCTAAGATTTTCATTTAGTGTTGAACATGAATAATTTCcttgtttatgtttttttttatttttctacttcaaGTAAAAGAATGAAACCTCTGCCTTACTGTGGAATCTGTTATAAATAGAACTCTTTAATATCTGTTCagtatttttgtattaaaattatatatatttatttattggagCAACTATTGTTAGAATAATTATATTACTCCttcatcaatttaaaaaaaaatcttattcttttatgtttttctAATAGTATAACTGTACAACTATATATATTTAAACAATTGTTTTACTATAGCAACTCTTTAGTTTAGTGCTTACGAATTTTCTAATACTTGGTAATAACAAAACAAGAAAGCATGTTATTGCTGTAAGGTTACTTTTTTAGGCTACTCG from Arachis hypogaea cultivar Tifrunner chromosome 10, arahy.Tifrunner.gnm2.J5K5, whole genome shotgun sequence includes:
- the LOC112716371 gene encoding uncharacterized protein isoform X2; the encoded protein is MSASSPPPPPTPSMPTSLIDLDVDSLSHCLAHLSLRDVSALAMTCTSLKRLSYSDTVWLRFFREHWCLEVPWSSLNTRGARDLYLARRSALLQFKFLDPVSLQVYRHTSSRSNFNHLLLHKNHIFSARGSTIEMIDLDRDDAGSEDANILFSGHRARITCMRLFPLNGVFTSCGETEGEQKFLVTSSYDHSIRLWGKKGSCLRCMRGHNGPVLSLSDKLLGDDTCKVLASGGEDGTVRLWSLSSSGKQRQQSLKATLYGHEKPVELMLVAGHKTSLLVTISRDAKVRVWDTTTSSSARSSCCVGMTTLRGAPVNMKCHETLLYVAAGSSVTAVDLRTMQKVMTAAVHQPKLYSFDIVPSKSLLCTGGDGSWYLVIWMMSAD
- the LOC112716371 gene encoding ribosome biogenesis protein ytm1 isoform X1; this translates as MSASSPPPPPTPSMPTSLIDLDVDSLSHCLAHLSLRDVSALAMTCTSLKRLSYSDTVWLRFFREHWCLEVPWSSLNTRGARDLYLARRSALLQFKFLDPVSLQVYRHTSSRSNFNHLLLHKNHIFSARGSTIEMIDLDRDDAGSEDANILFSGHRARITCMRLFPLNGVFTSCGETEGEQKFLVTSSYDHSIRLWGKKGSCLRCMRGHNGPVLSLSDKLLGDDTCKVLASGGEDGTVRLWSLSSSGKQRQQSLKATLYGHEKPVELMLVAGHKTSLLVTISRDAKVRVWDTTTSSSARSSCCVGMTTLRGAPVNMKCHETLLYVAAGSSVTAVDLRTMQKVMTAAVHQPKLYSFDIVPSKSLLCTGGDGRAMLWDIRRNQEAWNPDPVAELDGHCGQVTLLHMDPYKVVTGGPHDEYVNVWESDTGVHANSLFCCNDEKEVPKFGCDTMAVDGLRIVTATICDNATILRYRDFTYATNPVAKPENDPPSKFWFSLSGDYSDDNNS